From Permianibacter aggregans, a single genomic window includes:
- a CDS encoding chemotaxis protein CheW, giving the protein MTSRSQQTLEDYLQGLLTPVEELARVSEQSKPLTPVLKSSVEKLLAQIPIEQAVAPVVAPAVVAPEVVAQAVVSVTPDAKVESVTKAFAEATPTEQPMAALMAISTYKASLPAQFQTLIFSVGKLQLALPLHLLGGIIKSDDAPTPIFGQPKWFTGLLQTNTGGLNVINTGMYLLDHRYEPEMAEGYRYVIRLGDSNWGLSVSELCSTRVLEHEAIRWFPDDNGRPWIAGMIKEDRCALLNVPALMQRFQNESQKKPASGKKATILDGKTGARRGGRRLS; this is encoded by the coding sequence ATGACTAGCCGCTCGCAACAAACACTCGAAGATTACTTGCAAGGTTTGTTGACGCCTGTTGAAGAGTTGGCGCGGGTCAGCGAACAAAGCAAACCCTTGACGCCGGTGCTGAAATCCAGCGTGGAAAAACTGCTGGCGCAAATTCCGATTGAACAGGCCGTGGCGCCGGTAGTTGCGCCAGCGGTTGTTGCTCCTGAAGTTGTTGCCCAAGCGGTTGTTTCAGTAACGCCCGACGCCAAAGTCGAGTCGGTGACTAAAGCATTTGCCGAAGCCACGCCGACAGAGCAGCCCATGGCGGCACTGATGGCGATAAGCACCTATAAAGCCAGCTTGCCGGCACAATTCCAAACCCTGATTTTCAGCGTCGGCAAACTGCAACTGGCGCTGCCGCTGCATCTACTCGGCGGCATCATTAAGAGTGATGACGCACCAACACCGATATTCGGCCAGCCAAAATGGTTTACCGGACTGTTACAGACCAATACCGGTGGTTTGAATGTGATCAACACCGGCATGTACCTGCTTGATCACCGTTATGAACCCGAGATGGCCGAAGGCTATCGCTACGTTATCCGCCTTGGCGATAGCAACTGGGGCTTGTCGGTTTCCGAGCTGTGCAGTACCCGGGTGCTTGAGCACGAGGCTATCCGCTGGTTCCCCGACGACAATGGGCGGCCGTGGATCGCCGGCATGATCAAAGAAGATCGCTGTGCCTTGCTGAACGTGCCGGCCTTGATGCAGCGCTTCCAGAACGAAAGTCAAAAAAAGCCTGCTTCCGGCAAAAAAGCGACTATTCTTGATGGAAAGACCGGTGCCCGACGCGGCGGCCGGCGTCTGTCGTAA
- a CDS encoding flagellar motor protein MotB produces the protein MRQREPEDTEHTQRWLVSYADFITLLFAFFVVMYSISQVNESKYKVLSDSMMKAFERNPELMEQDSMAAATDSPGLVAGPVDKGEGVIENAGASQEAISLPKADAPTEREKREFAQLFQRLDSVLKPLQEQRLVEIRANQDWIEIDVRSGLLFESGSDVLGKAADPLLQEIASQLSQSDNLMRIRGYTDNLAINTERFPSNWELSSARAVAVVRKLQGFGIDPERMAVEGFGEFNPIASNETAEGRARNRRVVLAISRFHSLTEQQPDTLHQAPATTQPAERRSEETESAVEVVRLPTGGLLIRGKDESNKQQNNDPQQNDDSQRP, from the coding sequence AGATACCGAACACACCCAGCGCTGGTTGGTGTCTTACGCTGATTTCATTACGCTGTTGTTCGCGTTTTTCGTTGTCATGTATTCGATTTCGCAGGTCAATGAAAGCAAGTACAAAGTCCTGTCCGATTCGATGATGAAGGCGTTCGAGCGCAACCCGGAATTGATGGAGCAGGACAGCATGGCGGCGGCGACCGATTCGCCGGGCTTGGTGGCCGGCCCGGTGGATAAAGGTGAAGGTGTCATTGAAAACGCCGGCGCCAGCCAGGAAGCGATCAGTCTGCCAAAAGCCGATGCGCCCACCGAGCGTGAGAAGCGCGAGTTCGCGCAACTGTTTCAACGGCTCGACAGCGTGTTGAAGCCATTGCAAGAACAGCGACTGGTGGAAATCCGCGCCAATCAGGATTGGATCGAAATTGATGTCCGTTCCGGTTTGTTGTTTGAAAGCGGCAGCGATGTACTCGGCAAAGCGGCGGATCCACTCCTGCAAGAAATTGCCAGCCAGTTGTCGCAGAGCGATAACCTGATGCGTATTCGCGGCTATACCGACAATCTGGCGATCAACACTGAGCGCTTCCCGAGCAACTGGGAGCTGTCGTCGGCACGCGCCGTAGCCGTGGTACGAAAGCTGCAGGGGTTTGGTATTGATCCGGAACGCATGGCGGTTGAAGGGTTTGGCGAATTCAATCCAATCGCCAGCAACGAAACCGCTGAGGGCAGGGCGCGTAACCGTCGTGTGGTGTTGGCGATTTCGCGCTTCCATAGTTTGACGGAACAACAGCCGGACACCTTGCATCAAGCACCGGCAACGACGCAACCGGCAGAACGCCGTTCAGAAGAAACGGAAAGTGCTGTGGAAGTGGTGCGTCTGCCGACCGGAGGTCTGCTGATTCGGGGCAAGGATGAAAGCAACAAACAACAAAACAACGATCCGCAACAGAATGATGACTCGCAACGTCCATGA
- a CDS encoding ParA family protein — protein sequence MRVWSVANQKGGVGKTTTTVALGGLLAARGLRTLLIDLDPHASLTAYFGLSPEGEHRSLYDAFLEYKQLSADELKAICQPASQPHLYFLPGHVAMATIEKQLATQGGQGLVIQHLLSLLQNEFDWVVIDCPPVLGVLMVNALAACEQLIIPVQTEFLAIQGLERMERTLKMIARSRQQDIPYLIVPTMFDRRTRASVQCLRTMRDTHQDKLWRSVIPVDTRLRDASSAHQTPLQFDPESRGAQAYQQLLRDLLGEQRPQLRKVAS from the coding sequence GTGCGAGTGTGGTCAGTAGCCAATCAGAAAGGTGGCGTTGGTAAAACGACGACCACGGTAGCGCTCGGCGGCTTGCTCGCTGCGCGCGGCCTGCGCACGTTGTTGATCGATTTGGATCCCCATGCGTCATTAACCGCGTATTTTGGTCTGTCGCCCGAAGGCGAACATCGCAGTCTTTATGATGCATTTCTTGAATACAAACAATTGAGTGCTGACGAGCTGAAAGCGATCTGTCAGCCTGCCTCGCAACCGCATCTTTATTTTTTGCCCGGCCATGTCGCGATGGCGACCATTGAAAAACAATTGGCGACACAAGGCGGGCAGGGCTTGGTCATTCAACACTTGCTGTCTTTGCTGCAGAATGAATTCGATTGGGTGGTCATTGACTGTCCGCCGGTACTCGGCGTGCTGATGGTCAACGCCCTGGCGGCGTGCGAACAATTGATTATTCCGGTGCAAACTGAGTTTCTGGCGATTCAAGGATTGGAGCGGATGGAGCGCACACTAAAAATGATCGCTCGTTCGCGCCAGCAAGATATTCCCTATTTGATCGTGCCAACGATGTTTGACCGTCGCACGCGTGCTTCGGTGCAATGCCTGCGCACGATGCGTGACACGCATCAGGACAAACTCTGGCGTTCGGTGATTCCCGTGGATACCCGTTTGCGTGACGCCAGCAGCGCTCACCAGACGCCACTGCAATTCGATCCGGAATCTCGCGGTGCGCAAGCCTATCAACAATTATTGCGTGACTTGCTTGGCGAGCAGCGGCCACAGTTGCGCAAGGTGGCCTCATGA
- a CDS encoding chemotaxis protein CheW: MKEDPVLQWVTFRLGNETYGINVMQVQEVLRYTEIAPVPGAPIYVLGIINLRGNVVTVIDTCQRFGLPPIEVTDNTRIVIIEAEQQVIGILVDSVAEVVYLRASEIEQAPNVGNDENAKFIQGVANRDGELLILVDLNKLLSEAEWQEMQFT; this comes from the coding sequence ATGAAAGAAGATCCCGTCCTGCAGTGGGTCACGTTCCGGCTCGGTAACGAAACCTATGGCATCAACGTCATGCAAGTGCAGGAGGTGTTGCGTTACACCGAAATCGCACCGGTTCCCGGCGCGCCGATATATGTGCTGGGCATCATCAACCTGCGCGGTAATGTCGTCACCGTTATCGACACCTGCCAGCGCTTCGGCTTACCGCCAATTGAAGTCACCGACAATACCCGCATCGTCATCATCGAAGCCGAGCAGCAAGTCATTGGCATTCTGGTTGATAGCGTCGCTGAGGTGGTATATTTGCGCGCATCGGAGATTGAACAGGCGCCGAACGTCGGTAACGATGAAAACGCCAAGTTCATCCAGGGCGTCGCCAACCGCGACGGCGAACTGCTGATTCTGGTTGATCTGAACAAACTGTTGTCAGAAGCCGAATGGCAGGAAATGCAATTTACTTGA